One region of Halomicrobium sp. LC1Hm genomic DNA includes:
- the dnaK gene encoding molecular chaperone DnaK produces MASNKILGIDLGTTNSAFAVMEGGDPEIIVNSEGERTTPSVVAFDDSERLVGKPAKNQAVKNPDETIQSIKRHMGEDDYSVELDGEEYTPEQVSAMILQKIKRDAEEYLGDEIEKAVITVPAYFNDRQRQATKDAGEIAGFEVERIVNEPTAAAMAYGLDDDSDQTVLVYDLGGGTFDVSILDLGGGVYEVVATNGDNDLGGDDWDHAIIDYLADQFEDEHGIDLRDDRQALQRLTEAAEEAKIELSSRKETRVNLPFIATTDDGPLDLEEKITRATFESLTEDLIERTVGPTEQALADADYDKGDIDEVILVGGSTRMPQVQDKVEEMTGQEPKKNVNPDEAVALGAAIQGGVLAGDVDDIVLLDVTPLSLGVEVKGGLFERLIEKNTTIPTEESKIFTTAAANQTQVQIRVFQGEREIANENELLGEFALTGIPPAPAGTPQIEVSFNIDENGIVNVSAEDKGSGNKEDITIEGGAGLSDEQIEEMQQEAEEHAEEDEERRKTIEARNEAESAVQRAETLIEENEEEVDDDLVADIEAEIETVEEVLADEDADREDYEDATESLTEQLQEIGKQMYQEQAAEGAAGAGGAAGAGGMGGMGGAGPGGAAGAGGAAGQGEEYVDADFEDVDEDDDE; encoded by the coding sequence ATGGCGAGCAACAAGATTCTCGGAATCGACCTCGGGACCACGAACAGCGCGTTCGCGGTCATGGAAGGGGGCGACCCCGAGATCATCGTGAACAGCGAAGGCGAGCGAACGACACCGTCGGTCGTCGCGTTCGACGACAGCGAGCGCCTCGTCGGCAAGCCGGCCAAGAACCAGGCCGTCAAGAACCCCGACGAGACGATCCAGTCGATCAAGCGCCACATGGGCGAAGACGACTACTCCGTCGAGCTCGACGGCGAGGAGTACACTCCCGAGCAGGTCTCGGCGATGATCCTCCAGAAGATCAAGCGCGACGCCGAGGAGTACCTCGGCGACGAAATCGAGAAGGCAGTCATCACCGTCCCCGCGTACTTCAACGATCGCCAGCGCCAGGCGACCAAGGACGCCGGCGAGATCGCCGGCTTCGAGGTCGAGCGCATCGTCAACGAGCCGACCGCCGCGGCGATGGCCTACGGGCTCGACGACGACTCCGACCAGACGGTGCTCGTCTACGACCTCGGTGGCGGGACGTTCGACGTCTCGATTCTCGATCTGGGCGGCGGGGTCTACGAGGTCGTCGCGACGAACGGTGACAACGACCTCGGTGGCGACGACTGGGACCACGCGATCATCGACTACCTCGCCGACCAGTTCGAAGACGAGCACGGGATCGACCTGCGCGACGACCGCCAGGCCCTCCAGCGCCTGACCGAGGCCGCCGAGGAAGCGAAGATCGAACTCTCCTCGCGAAAGGAGACCCGCGTCAACCTCCCCTTCATCGCGACGACCGACGACGGTCCCCTGGACCTCGAAGAGAAGATCACGCGCGCGACCTTCGAGTCCCTGACCGAGGACCTCATCGAGCGCACCGTCGGCCCGACGGAGCAGGCCCTCGCAGACGCCGACTACGACAAGGGCGACATCGACGAGGTCATCCTCGTCGGCGGGTCCACGCGGATGCCACAGGTCCAGGACAAAGTCGAGGAGATGACCGGCCAGGAGCCGAAAAAGAACGTCAACCCCGACGAGGCCGTCGCGCTGGGCGCGGCGATCCAGGGCGGCGTCCTCGCGGGCGACGTGGACGACATCGTCCTGCTGGACGTGACGCCCCTCTCGCTGGGTGTCGAAGTCAAGGGCGGTCTCTTCGAGCGGCTCATCGAGAAGAACACCACGATTCCCACGGAGGAGTCGAAGATCTTCACCACCGCGGCGGCCAACCAGACGCAGGTCCAGATCCGCGTGTTCCAGGGCGAGCGCGAGATCGCCAACGAGAACGAACTGCTCGGCGAGTTCGCGCTGACCGGCATCCCGCCGGCCCCCGCCGGAACGCCCCAGATCGAAGTCTCGTTCAACATCGACGAGAACGGGATCGTCAACGTCTCGGCCGAGGACAAAGGCTCTGGCAACAAGGAGGACATCACCATCGAGGGCGGTGCCGGCCTCTCGGACGAGCAGATCGAGGAGATGCAACAGGAAGCCGAAGAGCACGCCGAAGAGGACGAGGAACGCCGCAAGACCATCGAAGCCCGTAACGAGGCTGAATCGGCCGTCCAGCGCGCCGAGACCCTCATCGAGGAGAACGAAGAGGAGGTCGACGACGACCTCGTGGCAGACATCGAAGCCGAGATCGAGACCGTCGAGGAGGTTCTCGCAGACGAGGACGCCGACCGCGAGGACTACGAGGACGCGACCGAGTCTCTGACCGAACAGCTCCAGGAGATCGGCAAGCAAATGTACCAGGAGCAGGCCGCTGAAGGCGCTGCTGGCGCTGGCGGTGCTGCCGGTGCCGGCGGTATGGGCGGCATGGGCGGCGCTGGCCCCGGCGGTGCGGCGGGCGCTGGCGGTGCTGCCGGCCAGGGCGAGGAGTACGTCGACGCCGACTTCGAAGACGTAGATGAAGACGACGACGAATAG